The following proteins come from a genomic window of Bacillus sp. (in: firmicutes):
- a CDS encoding nucleotide pyrophosphohydrolase — protein sequence MEEMQKEVNQYISQFKEGYFSPLAMLARMTEELGELAREINHYYGEKPKKTDEEEKTVEQELGDLLFVLICFANSLEISLEESFDLVMNKFNTRDKDRWTRKE from the coding sequence ATGGAAGAAATGCAAAAGGAAGTCAATCAATACATAAGCCAATTTAAAGAAGGCTATTTTAGTCCGTTGGCGATGTTGGCACGGATGACGGAAGAATTAGGGGAGCTTGCCCGAGAAATAAATCATTATTATGGCGAAAAACCGAAAAAAACAGATGAAGAAGAGAAAACAGTTGAACAAGAACTTGGCGACCTACTATTTGTGCTAATTTGTTTTGCCAACTCGTTAGAGATTAGTTTAGAGGAATCGTTTGATTTAGTGATGAATAAATTTAATACACGTGATAAAGATCGCTGGACGAGGAAGGAATAG
- a CDS encoding 4-hydroxy-tetrahydrodipicolinate reductase, which translates to MGKIKIILAGPRGKMGTEALKLIKETEHFELVAAIDRKNGGKLISSIEGLPAMDAPIYEDAEQCFKERTADVLLDLTTPEIGRKHTEAALKYAIRPVVGTTGFNEQELKDLAKTAEEKGIGVIIAPNFAIGAVLMMKFAQMAAKYFPDVEIIEQHHDQKLDAPSGTAIKTAELISRVRTEKQQGHPNEKETIQGARGANFNGMRIHSVRLPGLVAHQEVLFGGNGQLLTIRHDSLHRSSFMSGVKLAIDTVMKIDILVYGLENIIE; encoded by the coding sequence ATGGGAAAAATTAAAATTATTTTGGCAGGGCCACGTGGGAAGATGGGTACAGAGGCTTTAAAGTTAATCAAAGAAACAGAACATTTTGAACTAGTAGCGGCGATAGATCGAAAAAATGGTGGGAAGCTTATTTCTAGCATTGAAGGTTTACCAGCAATGGATGCTCCTATTTATGAAGATGCTGAACAATGTTTTAAAGAAAGAACAGCTGATGTTCTTCTTGATTTAACAACACCGGAAATCGGCAGAAAGCATACAGAAGCTGCTCTGAAATATGCAATCCGCCCAGTTGTTGGTACAACCGGATTTAATGAACAGGAATTAAAGGACTTGGCAAAAACAGCAGAAGAAAAAGGGATCGGCGTGATCATTGCGCCAAATTTCGCAATTGGTGCGGTATTAATGATGAAATTTGCACAAATGGCCGCAAAGTATTTTCCAGATGTTGAAATTATTGAACAGCATCATGACCAAAAGCTTGACGCTCCTTCAGGGACTGCGATTAAAACAGCTGAACTAATTTCTCGCGTTCGCACAGAAAAGCAGCAAGGACATCCAAATGAAAAAGAGACAATTCAAGGTGCTCGTGGTGCTAATTTCAATGGCATGCGCATTCATAGTGTCCGCCTTCCTGGTTTAGTTGCCCATCAAGAGGTTTTATTCGGAGGAAATGGTCAACTATTAACAATTCGCCACGATTCATTGCATCGTTCTTCTTTTATGTCTGGTGTGAAATTAGCGATTGACACAGTCATGAAAATTGATATTTTAGTATATGGTCTTGAAAATATTATTGAGTAA